The DNA region TTTAGAACGCGTTCAAGATCCCGAAGCCTTTGTCGCCATCGCCCAAAGCCTATTTTCCCAACCCGATGCCGAAGGTTACGATATCTTCCATCTCAAAGACAATCGAGTCATCGAGCGCTATTCTCGACCGCAGCGACTCGGATCGCAAATTATGGGGCGAGTGTGTTGTTTTCGCGATATTACCGAACGCTGTCAGGCAGAAGAAGCCCTGCGGCTAGGGGAAGAACGTTTCCAGATCCTATCTAAAGCCACTAAGGATGTGATTTGGGATTGGAATTTAGTCACAAACGAGATTTGGTGGAATCAAGGCGTCGAACACCTCCTGCATTACTCCCCAGCAACCACCAAGCTTGACGTTGAATGGTGGTATCAATGCTTGCACCCCGAAGATCGACAACGAGTGATTGAGGGCGTGCAAAATGCCATCGACACAGGAAAACAATTTTGGGCCGTTGAATACCGTTTTCTCCGCAGCGATGGGATCTACCTGCACATCTACGATCGCAGTTATCTGATGCGCGACGATACCGGAAAACCCGTGCGGATGCTAGGGGGAATGACAGATGTTAGCGATCTTAAGCGAACGGAATTAGCCTTACGAGAAAGCGAAGCTAGGCTCAAGTTGGGGATGGAAATCGCCCGCATGGGTTGGTGGGATTGGGATATTACCAGCGATCGCTGTTTTTATTCCGAACAAGCTAGAGTCGTTTTTGGCCTGCCTCCTGGCAATTATCATGCCAGCTACCGCGATTTTATCGATTGCGTTCATCCAGAGGATCGCGAGGGTGCGATCGCCGCAATTCACCAGGCGGTTGAAGCAGGAATGAGCTATAACATCGAATTCCGAACGATTTGGCCCGATGGCACTCAACACTGGATTAATACGAAAACGAAGGTCTATTGCGACGAACAGGGTAAAGCCGTTCAGATCGTAGGTTTATCAATGGATATTACCGAACGCAAGCACATTGAAGAAACCATCCGCTATCAAGCCAACTACGATCAATTAACGGGTTTGCCCAATCGCAAACAGTTTAGCGAACGGTTGCTAGCCGCCCTAGAAAAAGCCGAACGCGATCGATCGAGGCTGGCTGTACTGTTTTTGGATTTAGACCGCTTTAAGAATATCAACGATACCCTAGGTCATGCTGCTGGCGATCGCTTGTTACAAAGCATGAGCGAACGAGTTAAAAATTGCCTGCGTTCCACAGATATGATGGCCCGTTGGGGCGGAGATGAATTTACAATTCTCATTCCTGAAATTCACAGTGCGGAAGACCCTGCTAAAATTTCCCAGAGAATTCTTGATTCCTTGAAATATGCCTTTAATTTAGAAGGACATCAACTGCATATTAGTAATAGTATCGGGATTGCGATTTATCCCCAAGATGGCATGGATGCTGAAACGCTTCTGAGAAATGCTGATGCAGCCTTATATATTGCCAAAGAACAAGGACGCAATAACTATCAGTTTTATACTTCAGTTATTAATTCTCAAGCTGCTGAATTTTTAAGCTTAGAAAACGAACTGCATCAAGCTTTGAAACGCCAAGAATTTGTGCTTCTCTATCAACCCCAAATTAACATTGTCACGGGTGAAGTTATCGGTATGGAAGCGCTGATTCGCTGGCAACATCCGCAATTTGGGTTAGTTTCGCCCGATAAGTTTATTCCCCTAGCAGAACAAACTGGGTTAATTATACCGATTGGCGAATGGGTTTTACAAACAGCTTGTCAGCAAAATAAGGCTTGGCAAGATGCCGGTTTACCTGGCGTTAGAGTTGGGGTAAATTTATCCGCCCGCCAATTTCAGCAACCCAATCTGATTGAAATGGTTGCCAATATCTTATCGGAAACAGGGTTAAGTCCTGAATATTTAGATTTGGAAATTACGGAAAGTCTCAGCATGAAGAATGTAGACTTAACTCAAAAAATACTCACAGACTTATACAATCGAGGATTGCATCTATCTATTGATGATTTTGGAACGGGGTATTCTTCGCTGCGCTATCTCAAGCAGTTTCCTTGTCATACGCTGAAAATCGATCGCTCGTTTGTCCAAGGTTTAAGCAACGATTCTAAGGATGCTTCTATTATTAAGGTGATTATTGCATTGGGCAGAGAATTGAATTTAGAACTCGTCGCAGAAGGCGTAGAAACGGAAGAGCAAAAGAATTTATTACATCAAATGCAATGTCAATATATGCAAGGATATTTATTCAGTCGCCCTCTGAATCGTCGAGAAGCAACTCAATTTCAAGAGCGCCTATTTAGAGTTGCCAGTTAACCGCTATGAATTGAGCGGGTTAATGTCTTAGAGGGGCAGAAAACTAGATAACAAAAAGGAACGCAACCGCTAAAGCAGTGAGGATATTGATGAGTAGAGTTCTGCTGGAACGCCCCAATTCTTGATAAGCATTGCAGGCGACTGGGGAGAGGGTGGCTTAGACCGCTTAATTCTTAACGATCGCGATCGCAAGTCTCAATGATAGAATGAAGACGAGAAAGTGGGAGAATTTCCACAGAACAAGAAAATTCAGCTTTCCAATCTGCGAATGCTGGAGATTCACTCTAGAGATAGGCGAAATAGGTAGCCCCTGCCTCTATCCTCAAAGTGAGGGGAATGATCCTATCGGCGATTAAGTTGAGAGTTATGCAAACCAACTCGGAAATCACGGCACCCACACCTAGAATTCGAGATATTGCCAATGCATTTCGCGTGACAGGTTGGGCAAGTTTCTGGATACAGTTGGGGCTACTCGCTGTATCAAGTATTGCCTTGCTATTTGCCACAACCGGACAAAACTTTGCCGAAGGTGCAATTACCGGATTAGGGATTGGCATCTTCTGGGGCGTTTGTGGCATTGTGTTATTAGGGTTTGCTCTATTTCTGGCGTTGCGCTATACCCAAATTGCGAATCGACTGTTAGGTCAGGATGCAAAAATCCGCCCGAAAAAAGCAGATACCATTCGCTTATTACAAATTGGCTTAATGGCTAGTTTAGCCGGAATCTTACTCAGTCTATTTGGGGCGGGTTCTGCGGTTGGCGTGCTGGTGGCAAAAACCGTTTCTCAACCCCCTGGCGTGGCGATTACCGATCCCAATAAAATTGTACGGGCGCTCGATGTGTTTGTGGTGGTCGCCAATATTTGCGGCGTTACCGGACATTATGTCGGAACAGTTGCAGCCTTATGGTTATTAAAGCGCGTTCCCGACTAAACGGCATGGGTCTTTCGGGTACGGTTTCGAGTTATCCCGATCCAGAGTAGCGCAGCTAGAGCGATCGCCCCCAAGATTGCCGTTATTAAAATCGTTGAGTTATCCGCCTGACGAACTGCGATCGCAATATAGGCCCAAACAAACACCAATGTAAAGGCAATATCCGCCTGTTGAATCGCTAAGATACCCGCGATCGCAACTCCTATAACCAGCATAATCGCAGTCCACCCCGTTTCCCCAATTCCCCAACCCCGCCAGCCGGACATATACAGCGCTGACGCCACATTCACAATCGTTGCCACAGAAATCCAGGCAAGATAGACACTAAAAGGAATATCGGCGAACCATTTACGCTGGCGCGATCGCACCGGATGGGTCTTTAATTGAAGATATACCCCAATTAACGGCAACAGAATCGCTAACATCACTAACACAGAAAGCCAAAACTGTTGGACGGTAAACAGATACACCCAGAGAATTTGAGCCACACAAGCCGCAATCAAAAAAATATTAACCCAACGCAGGGTTGAGTTTTGGCGCTGGCTGGGGAGAAACTGATAAACCCCATAGGCAATTAACCCCAAATAAATTAAGCCCCAAATCGAAAAGGCATAACTCGCCGGGATAATTTGCACGCCAGCTAGGATCGTATTGGCAATTTCGCCAATATTTGACCCCCCTGGCGGCGAGAAATTTGACCAAACATTAAAACCTAGCGTTGCCAGAATCGCGGCTATCGTTGCTAGCGATAGGAAAAGACCCGAAGGAGATGCTTTCATACTTAATGGTACGTTTATTTCCGATCTTGCCTTGCGATTGCACCCGCGATCGCCTGTCGAAAGGATAATATCAAGCGTGCAACCAGCGATACAACGCCTTATCAGGCGAAGCAATTTCAGCAATCGAAGTATAGTAGTAATCTTGCCATCCCCACTCCGGCAACCCTGCAAACACCATTAGATTCAGGGGATATTGTTCGCTATCGGTACAGCGGCGCAAGTCATCGCGGAATAGGAAAATCGTTTTATGCAGCGCGATCGCCATTCCCAACTCTACCATCACCCCCTCATCTGGGGGCGTCCCATTGACGATCGCAAAAATCCCATCGCAGTTTTGCACATCTTTAAAATCTGCCTGCGCCACGCGATACGCCCAACCCGGTTGAGCAACATTCACCGCGTTATTGCGGGCGAACGGTTCCCAAACCTCCGCACCCACTGCAACTAGCGCCTGTTGAATGGGGGGAAGCAGCAAAGCCTTCTGCTGGGCAGAAAAGCCATAGGGATTAGCCAGATAAAGCGTTTTCCTCACCTGAACCTCCAGCAATCGGACTTGCCGCTATTTTAGCGAGATTGGCTCAACTCAGCGTGCGTCGCAGCGCCGGGATACGAGCAACCACCAGAAAATCAAGCACCAATATCAACACCAGCGAGAAACCCAACAGGGGAAACGCCAAACCCAACACCGCCACAATTGCCAGCGGCACCTTGATCGGCGATCGCGCTGGGGCACCCAAACGACCCGACGGGCGACGTTTCCACCACATCACCGCCCCGCTAACACATAGCAAAATGGTAATTAAACACGCCAACAACATCAACAATTGATTGGGCAAACCAAAATATAGACCCATGTGAATCGCAATCCCCATCGACACCGCCTTGGGTACCCAGCCGTAATCTTGCCAACCCACTTGCGCCAACACTTCACCGCTGTATTGATCGATGTGCATCGTCACTTCCTGAGTCGGGTTGCTAGCAGGGGCAGCCACCGTATAAACGCCCGTTTCGCCTTGAGGCAAGCTAATGTTAAAACCGGGAGAAATGCCTTCTACTTGGGCAATGGCGATGATTTGGTCTAGATCGACCGTTGCATGGGTTTCGGCGATCGCGCCAGAATGAGCATGATGACCCGATTGCGGCATCGGTAGCATTTCCGCCGCCCAAGGAACGGAATGTTCGCCGTGTTGGTTCAGCGTTCCCGTTAGTACCGTTGATTGAGGCACATTTTGCCACTTTTGATCCGGAAAACGCGCCCACACATTGGCAAACGTCGCGCCCCAAAAACCCGTCCACGGCAAGCCAGTCAGAATCAAAAATCCCACCAGCAACAGACCATAGAAACCGGGAACGGCGTGTAAATCTCGCCAAAACACCCGTCCATCGGGATTCCCAAGGCGCGGGATTAACGTTCCCGCCCAACGAAAACGACCGCGCGGCAACCATAAATATAACCCGCTCAATAGCAGCACCAATCCCCAACAGGCCGCCAATTCAATTAGGTAGTCTCCCCAGCGCCCGATCATCAACTCTCCGTGTAGCTTCAGGGCGATCGCGCTGAGGGTGCGGGCTTCATTGCGATCGCCTAAAATTTGTCCCGTATGCGGGTTAACAAAGACCATCCAATTCTCGCCATCGCCCGTCAAGATTTGTACTTCTGTACTGCGGTTAGCCGCAACTGCCGGGAAGACTCGCGTTACAGCCGCTTCGGGATACGCTTGTTTAACGGTCTCCACCTGTTGAGTATAGGAAACCGTTTCAGCCGTGGGTTGCACAAATAACAAAGGGCGATAGATCGCAGCATCGAGTTGAGGCTTAAACAGATAAATAATGCCAGTCGTTGCCAGCATTAACAAAAAGGGAATCACGAAAAGTCCGGCGTAGAAATGCCAGCGCCATACCGCCCGATACAGCAGATTTTTCCCGGTTTCTAAGGCGGGTTCGGTATCAATACCTGAAGAAAAAGGTGGTGTCATGGCAATCGGTGCTGAGTTCAGTAGAAGGACTTGAACGATCGAGGGGAGTTTCTGTTGGGCTTCCTAACCGAATAGCTACGTAAATTTTGCTTAAAAGTCAAAAGACAATTTGTCGAAGATAAGCCTTATGATTCTGTGACGGCATCCGGTTCTTGCGCTTGCTTTTCCACCCGATGCAGGCTGGGTAGCAGCGAACCGACTAACCCCAGGGCGAGGATACAAACCGCCGATAGCGTATAGACAAACGCAATTCCGCTACCTGTTTCGCTACCGAATAAACGACCAAAAATTGGGGCTAACGCCCCCCCCGGTTGCATTGCGGGTTCAAAGATAAAATCGGCAATCGGGCCAGCAATTAAACTGGCAAATGTGCCAACAATGGTGCCAATGGCTTGATCGGCGGCAAAAACGCGCCCTTGGGCATGGCTGGGAATTGCGGCATACCAGATAGCATTGGTGGAACTAAAGGCGAGGGGCAGATGTAGCGAGGCAAAAAATTGCGCCCCCATCCACAAGGGCGGTACGCGACCGACACCCAAGGCTATTTTACTCAAACCAATTCCCATAAAGCCGACTAACATCCCCCGGACTCGGCTGCGAAATCCGCCCCAAATGCCGAGGGCGATCGCGCCAATTGCACCCCCAACGCCAGCGGCGGTGACAACTGCCCCCAAAACTTGGGCATCTCCTCCACTCCGGGCAAGGATGACGGGTTGATAAAGGGTTTCGCCGAGTTGTTGGAAAAACCAAAATAGGGAAAAGGTGAGTGTTAGCACCCATAAATTCGGTCGGGAGAAAATATACCGAAAGCCCCAAACCACCTTTTGCACAATTGATTCGGGTTGGCTGGTTTCGGCGTCGGCGGGTGGGGGTTGGGGAATTCTGCGCCAAATGAGGGTAGCCACTGCGATCGCAAAGGTGGCAACATCAATCAAAATAATCCCCAATAAGCCAATTTGCGGATACAAACTCCCGGCTAAGGCGGGGGCAAAAATGGCAGAAGCGTAAGTGACTAAGGAAGCGAGGCTGCTGACGCGGGTGTAATGCTCGGAGGAGACAATTAAGGGGATGGCGGTGGAATAGGCGAGATTTTGAATGGGCCCAAAACACCCATAAACAGCCGCTAAACCGTAGAGATGCCAGACGCGCAAGGTATCGGTGGCATACAGCAAGCCGACTATCAGCGTACACAAGACGATGCAAGTATCGCTGAAAATCATTAAATGCTTGCGGTTAAACCGATCGGCGAGCAACCCGGCAAAGAGGGTGACAAAAATTTGGGGAAGCTGAAAGAAGAAGCTAAATAAGGCGATCGCCGTTGCTGCCCCAGTCAACTCCCACACCCAGAGGGTGAGGGCAAATTGAGTCATGGCGCTGCCAATGGCAGAGACGAATTGACCGCTCCAGATGATTAGAAATCCACGCACGGTAATATTTAGAAAAAAGGATGTAGCTGTACTCAGTAAGGTTTAGGACAGACTGAACTGCTAAAAGGATGAGACTTACTCAGCACTCAGCACTCAGCACTTCGCTATAGTTAGGGCGAGAGTATTTGCTCCTCAATTTCCTGGAGATAAACTTCTGCCCCCAAGGGACCGGGATAGGCTAAACAACTATAAGCACTGGCAAAATAGACGCGGTTGTTTTGACTGGCTTTGAGCGATTGGGCGATCGCGTTATTCTCCCAGTCTTGTTGAATTTGTTGTAACTGCGATCGCTCGAAGTCCTGAGTTTGGGGTGCATTGCGGCTAAAGTCGTAACCCAACAATAAAACAGAATCGGCGGGAAGCTGGGGCAGTTTTTCAAGCGATAAATTGGGACTTCCCGTTGGCGAGTTGGGGGGTAAAACCAACTCAAATCCAATATTTTCCAGTAGAGAACCGCAGGATGTGGTATTCCCTTCAACGCGCAAGCCGCGATCGAGTTGATTACCGACTAAGACTAAGATGCGAGAGCGTTCTTGAATTGCGGCGGCTAGATTTTGCCGAACTTGGGCGATTCGTTGTTGATGTTGAGCGATCGCGTTTTGAGCCAGTTCGCGGCGATCGGCGATCTGGGCAATTTTCTGTAAATTCTCTTGCCAGTCGTTACCCACACCGTAGGGCAAAATCAAGGTTGGGGCTATTTGAGACAGCAGCGCATACTCCTGTTGATTCATCTCCAGGGTTGCCAGAATTAAGTCTGGCTTGAGTTGAACGATCGCTTCTAAAGAAGGATCGGGAGAAGTGCCAACATAACGAATCGGTTGGGTAATGCGATCGCCAAGTAAAGGAATCTGTTCGCGAGGATTATCTAGCGTATCGGATTGAAACTTCACCAAATCGGCATAACCGACGGGCTGCAAATCCAATACCAGCAAGAGTTCTAACAAACTGGGGGAAAGGGCAACAATCCGCTGGGGAGGTTGACAAATTTGCGTTTCTCCCAGGGAGTGTTGGATCTGCTGACACTCTGCTGCGGCTGAGGGGGGTTGAGTGTCCCTAGTCCGATCTTGACAGGCGGTTAACACTAAGAGGGCTAAGGGGACGATCCACCTCAAACGCGACTTTCTCCTCAAAACCTTTCTCCTGGCTTAAAACTGAACGGTGATGGAACCGAGGACGGTAAACGGTTCGCCGGGATTAATGTTAGCGTTTCTCAGGGTGCTGGCTGACTCAATGTAGTTGACATCAAAGATATTCTTGAAGTTTAAAGCGAGTTGCCAGTTGTTGCGCCGATAGTAAATGGCGGCATTGGTGAGAAAGTAGCTATCGAGTTTAAAGCTATTGGGTAAACCTCCTTGGCGATCGCCTACAAAGTTAAATCCCACCCCAAATCCTAACCCTTGGAGATCGCCTTGCTGAATTTCGTAGGTTGTCCACAACCCGGCGCTATGTTTGGGGATATTCGCCAGTCGGCTACCTTCAAAGTCGGGGTTGGTGTCTCTGGTGACTTTGGCATCGTTATAGGTGTAGAAGCCAATTACATTCCAACCCGGTACAATTTCTCCGGTGACATCCAATTCCACGCCGCGACTGCGCTGTCTGCCGGTGGGAATCACAAAACCCAGGTTGGGGAAGTCGGGGTCGGCAACGGCGACATTTTGTTTGGTAATGTCAAAGTAAGCCAGGGTGGCAATCAATCGCCGATCGAAGAGTTCTGTTTTGACCCCTACTTCATATCCTTCGCCTTTTTCCGGTTCTAGGGAACTTCCCGTCGCCGTGGTTCCCAAGTTTGGCGTGAAGGATCGCGAATAGCTGGCGTAGAGGGAGACGTTTTCAACGGGTTTGTAAACTAAACCCAAGCGGGGGGTAAAGGCGTCATCGCTTTGGTTATCGCGATCGCCTGCTAAAGGTCGCGTTTCGCGGTCGATATTGTCATAGCGCAAACCCGCTAAGAAGATCAATCGCTCGTCAAAGAAGGATAGTTGATCTTGCAGATAAACCCCGATCCGATTCACGCGCCGAGAATAGCTGCTACCTAACGGTTCTAGGTCATCCCGGTTGGGTCTGCGGTTTTGCCCGTAGATGGGATCGAAAATGTTAATGGTGGTGGGGTTGGAGAAGTCGAGAAACGCTAGATAGTCTTCTTCGTAGCGGTTCAAATCGACCCCAAATAAGAGGGTATGTCCGACGGGGCCTGTGTTAAATTCGCCAACGGCGTTGGTTTGCAGGGTAAAGGAACGATCTTCTGAACTTTGTTGAGCAAAAATTCGGGAGACATCTCCAGTCTCTTCGTCAATTAAAAAGGGTGCAGAGGTGAAGTTGTAGTCGTATTGATAATACTGGTAGCGGAAGGCGTTGCGAATTTTCCAGTTGTCGCTGAAGCGATGCTCGAAGTCGTAACCCGTGCTGAGATAATCGTTTTGGGTGATATCGTCGGGTTCGTTGGCGATGCGATCGCGCGGGACGTTAACTGGGCGGTTGCCAATGGCGAATAATCCCGGATCGACGGGACGCTTTTCGTTAAGGTAGTCTAGAGACACGCTGAAGTCGGTGCGATCGCTGATATTCCAGGTAATGATGGGGGCGATCGCAAATCGTCGGATCTTTTGGTCGTAGTCTCGGAAGCTTTCCCCTTGGCTGTAAATGGCGTTGATCCGATACAGGACGTTCCCTTCTTCGGTTAGCGGCCCGGAAAAGTCTAAACGCGGTCGGACAAAGTTACGGTTGCCAATTTGCAATTCGGCTTCATAAAAGGGTTCCCGTAGGGGTCGTTTCCCGACGAGGTTGATAATTCCCCCCGGTTGAATATCGCCGTAGAGGATAGACGCGGGCCCTTTTAAGACTTCAATGCGTTGGAGGGTTCCGACTTCGGCGAGGGGTTGTTCGCCATACAACCGAAAGCCGTTTTGGACGATGGGTGCGTTTTCAAAGCCGCGCAAGCTAAAATCGTAACCCCGACTCCCGGAAGTTCCGCCAAAGGAAACGCCGCTGACGTTGCGTAAGGCTTCTTCGAGGCGTACCACTTGCTGATCTTGGATGACGCGCTGGGGAACGACTTGGATCGCTTGCGGCGTATCGATAATCGGGGTATCGGTACGAGTTCCGGTGGTGGCGTTGGGGACGAGGTAGCGTTCGCCTGATTGCGGGGTGGTAATCAGAACTTCGATTTCTTCTTGTCCCGGTTCAATGGCAGGCGGGGGTTGTGGGGAAGGCTGCGTTGCGGTTGGGGAGTCGGTCGCCGCTGCAAGAACCACTTGACCGTTGCGATCGCTAACTGCGACGGTGGGTAATTCGGTGGTGCCAACAATCGTAATTCTGACTGAATTGGGCGATTGTTGAACGGCGTTAACGCTGGCTATTCCGGGCGCGGGTTCCCGTTGCTCAAAGCTTTGACCTGTAGGTAGCCGCAATTGGCTATTGACAATATCGACAAACCATGTTGTCCCAAAGCTCCCGGTAAAGGTTTGGGGAATAGCGGTTGAGTCGGTCTGGAGGATGACTTCTAGACCTTGAGTTGTGGGTTGGATGGTAACACCCGCGATCTCGATCGTTTGGGCGATCGCGGGTGCTGCGATTAGTGCAAGAGTTGCGTTCGCCAGCAAAAGACTGGGAACTCGGTATAGTCCGTTCAAACTGATTCTCACTCCCTCACCTGATATGGATAGATCGAGTTACCCGATCTTTAGAAAATTATTGAAAAATACTATCATTAATTTGATTTTTGAAAATCATTATTGCTAATTTTTCGATTCAAATTGGGGCGATCGCCGCTGTTCAGTTAGGCTGCTCGCCCTTATCCCTGGGTGAATAAGGCAAAATGAGAAAAGCGATCGCCCCTAGCCCTGGTCGATCTTCGCCTGACTCTAACTGATAATAACTTTCACTGAAAACAGTAACTTTTACAGCAAACGGTATTCTTTTGCAAGCCTGCTGTCCTCCCAAATGAAGGTTAGTTTTAATACTCCAATCACCCCAACAGACACTTACTGAAGGCATCTGTTGGGATCGGGTTGAAGCCTAGGCTTCTAACACCACATTGGTCAGCATCGTATTCATTTTGTTCACCGATTCCACGTATTCCCGTTGGGGAATCGACTCGCCCACAATTCCGGCCCCCGCATTGAGATAAATTTCGCTACCGTATTGGTAAACCGAGCGGATCGCGATCGCCATATCTGCCAACCCCTGACTATCCACCCAACCAATACTCCCGGCATAGATCCCGCGCGGTTCATCTTCCAAGCGATCGATCCACTCCAGCGCCTGCGACTTATCGATCCCCGACACCGTAATTCCCGGAAACAGCACCGTCAGCGCATCCCATAGCGTCTTACCCGCGCGTAACTGACCCCCCACCCGCGAGGACAAGTGCTGCACGCAGCGATACTTCTTCACCTCCATAAAATTGAACACCCGCACCGTTTCCGGCAGACAGAACGAATCGAGTTCGCTTTGGGCCAACCAAATCGATAGCGCGTGTTCCTTCACCTCCTTCGCATCCCTAAACAGTTCGTCATACAGGCGCGCATCATCCTCAGCGCGATCGCTGCGGGGTCGAGTTCCCGCCAAGGGGTTTGTAATCACGGTTCGATCTGCGTGGACTTCCAT from Desertifilum tharense IPPAS B-1220 includes:
- a CDS encoding DUF3611 family protein, whose protein sequence is MQTNSEITAPTPRIRDIANAFRVTGWASFWIQLGLLAVSSIALLFATTGQNFAEGAITGLGIGIFWGVCGIVLLGFALFLALRYTQIANRLLGQDAKIRPKKADTIRLLQIGLMASLAGILLSLFGAGSAVGVLVAKTVSQPPGVAITDPNKIVRALDVFVVVANICGVTGHYVGTVAALWLLKRVPD
- a CDS encoding tryptophan-rich sensory protein, translating into MKASPSGLFLSLATIAAILATLGFNVWSNFSPPGGSNIGEIANTILAGVQIIPASYAFSIWGLIYLGLIAYGVYQFLPSQRQNSTLRWVNIFLIAACVAQILWVYLFTVQQFWLSVLVMLAILLPLIGVYLQLKTHPVRSRQRKWFADIPFSVYLAWISVATIVNVASALYMSGWRGWGIGETGWTAIMLVIGVAIAGILAIQQADIAFTLVFVWAYIAIAVRQADNSTILITAILGAIALAALLWIGITRNRTRKTHAV
- a CDS encoding nucleoside 2-deoxyribosyltransferase, yielding MRKTLYLANPYGFSAQQKALLLPPIQQALVAVGAEVWEPFARNNAVNVAQPGWAYRVAQADFKDVQNCDGIFAIVNGTPPDEGVMVELGMAIALHKTIFLFRDDLRRCTDSEQYPLNLMVFAGLPEWGWQDYYYTSIAEIASPDKALYRWLHA
- a CDS encoding ABC transporter substrate-binding protein — protein: MRWIVPLALLVLTACQDRTRDTQPPSAAAECQQIQHSLGETQICQPPQRIVALSPSLLELLLVLDLQPVGYADLVKFQSDTLDNPREQIPLLGDRITQPIRYVGTSPDPSLEAIVQLKPDLILATLEMNQQEYALLSQIAPTLILPYGVGNDWQENLQKIAQIADRRELAQNAIAQHQQRIAQVRQNLAAAIQERSRILVLVGNQLDRGLRVEGNTTSCGSLLENIGFELVLPPNSPTGSPNLSLEKLPQLPADSVLLLGYDFSRNAPQTQDFERSQLQQIQQDWENNAIAQSLKASQNNRVYFASAYSCLAYPGPLGAEVYLQEIEEQILSP
- a CDS encoding PepSY domain-containing protein, with the protein product MTPPFSSGIDTEPALETGKNLLYRAVWRWHFYAGLFVIPFLLMLATTGIIYLFKPQLDAAIYRPLLFVQPTAETVSYTQQVETVKQAYPEAAVTRVFPAVAANRSTEVQILTGDGENWMVFVNPHTGQILGDRNEARTLSAIALKLHGELMIGRWGDYLIELAACWGLVLLLSGLYLWLPRGRFRWAGTLIPRLGNPDGRVFWRDLHAVPGFYGLLLVGFLILTGLPWTGFWGATFANVWARFPDQKWQNVPQSTVLTGTLNQHGEHSVPWAAEMLPMPQSGHHAHSGAIAETHATVDLDQIIAIAQVEGISPGFNISLPQGETGVYTVAAPASNPTQEVTMHIDQYSGEVLAQVGWQDYGWVPKAVSMGIAIHMGLYFGLPNQLLMLLACLITILLCVSGAVMWWKRRPSGRLGAPARSPIKVPLAIVAVLGLAFPLLGFSLVLILVLDFLVVARIPALRRTLS
- a CDS encoding EAL domain-containing protein, whose protein sequence is MKIDEFAYRIEVAHDRLAGLRQQVKQLSLSPEIILQQVFFKLNQALEDIKSVQKQLQSDRDFPTLPEPLEINVDERLHQLRDTNQQLLGEIVERKRAESLLKAQTQVLEKIATGASLTETLNCLAKTIEQQSSGLLCSILLIDRNGSKLRYGAAPSLPDSYNDQMDGVAIAPGMTPCGTAAYLSEPAIVSDIATDPLGTDFKQLGLSHGLRSCWSAPIIANNGNVLGTFAMYYRKPRSPNSHEWQTLKVAVHLAAIAIEKNQAEELSNERSHLSALISKIGLALQQNHELPEILQQCRSVLTQHLDLPLVQIWTFNSSNEALELATPTDDSPVNRLKIDCIAQTAQPYLTHNLLSDRSFDRDWVQREEIVLFAGYPLIVEAKVIGVLAVFARDVLSQNVLNKLTTIADSLAQCIERKRTETALQNALKRLDLHFENTPAAVIEWDSHFQVSRWSQQAEKIFGWKAEEVFGLRPDCWPFILAEDLEKIYPGMEQLSQSNPDAPIIHSRNYRKDGTIIDCDWYNSIVLDEAGNLVSVLSFIVDVTERNQMQKEIERSLSLLSATLEATGEGIIASREGKYIATVNQKFLKMWGIPESAIASRELQSALPYLLERVQDPEAFVAIAQSLFSQPDAEGYDIFHLKDNRVIERYSRPQRLGSQIMGRVCCFRDITERCQAEEALRLGEERFQILSKATKDVIWDWNLVTNEIWWNQGVEHLLHYSPATTKLDVEWWYQCLHPEDRQRVIEGVQNAIDTGKQFWAVEYRFLRSDGIYLHIYDRSYLMRDDTGKPVRMLGGMTDVSDLKRTELALRESEARLKLGMEIARMGWWDWDITSDRCFYSEQARVVFGLPPGNYHASYRDFIDCVHPEDREGAIAAIHQAVEAGMSYNIEFRTIWPDGTQHWINTKTKVYCDEQGKAVQIVGLSMDITERKHIEETIRYQANYDQLTGLPNRKQFSERLLAALEKAERDRSRLAVLFLDLDRFKNINDTLGHAAGDRLLQSMSERVKNCLRSTDMMARWGGDEFTILIPEIHSAEDPAKISQRILDSLKYAFNLEGHQLHISNSIGIAIYPQDGMDAETLLRNADAALYIAKEQGRNNYQFYTSVINSQAAEFLSLENELHQALKRQEFVLLYQPQINIVTGEVIGMEALIRWQHPQFGLVSPDKFIPLAEQTGLIIPIGEWVLQTACQQNKAWQDAGLPGVRVGVNLSARQFQQPNLIEMVANILSETGLSPEYLDLEITESLSMKNVDLTQKILTDLYNRGLHLSIDDFGTGYSSLRYLKQFPCHTLKIDRSFVQGLSNDSKDASIIKVIIALGRELNLELVAEGVETEEQKNLLHQMQCQYMQGYLFSRPLNRREATQFQERLFRVAS
- a CDS encoding MFS transporter gives rise to the protein MRGFLIIWSGQFVSAIGSAMTQFALTLWVWELTGAATAIALFSFFFQLPQIFVTLFAGLLADRFNRKHLMIFSDTCIVLCTLIVGLLYATDTLRVWHLYGLAAVYGCFGPIQNLAYSTAIPLIVSSEHYTRVSSLASLVTYASAIFAPALAGSLYPQIGLLGIILIDVATFAIAVATLIWRRIPQPPPADAETSQPESIVQKVVWGFRYIFSRPNLWVLTLTFSLFWFFQQLGETLYQPVILARSGGDAQVLGAVVTAAGVGGAIGAIALGIWGGFRSRVRGMLVGFMGIGLSKIALGVGRVPPLWMGAQFFASLHLPLAFSSTNAIWYAAIPSHAQGRVFAADQAIGTIVGTFASLIAGPIADFIFEPAMQPGGALAPIFGRLFGSETGSGIAFVYTLSAVCILALGLVGSLLPSLHRVEKQAQEPDAVTES